In Leptospira sp. WS58.C1, a single genomic region encodes these proteins:
- the ybeY gene encoding rRNA maturation RNase YbeY: MESRWKILSAFSFPNVNTDLSLVLTDDESIRELNRVRRGKDYATDVLSFPLTFDLTPWELPPRKKENFGPILSLGEIVISWETCKTQAKSIGHSEEDEFFRLFVHGFLHLIGYDHERGEKDEALMKEKEDLCLDLILGP, encoded by the coding sequence TTGGAATCTCGTTGGAAAATTTTAAGTGCATTCTCTTTTCCTAATGTAAATACCGATCTTTCCTTGGTTTTGACCGATGACGAATCGATTCGCGAATTAAATCGGGTCCGCAGAGGAAAAGATTACGCAACGGACGTTCTTTCGTTCCCATTAACTTTTGATCTGACTCCTTGGGAACTTCCCCCCCGGAAAAAAGAAAACTTCGGTCCTATCTTAAGCCTAGGAGAGATCGTGATCTCTTGGGAAACTTGTAAGACCCAAGCAAAAAGTATAGGTCATAGTGAAGAAGATGAATTTTTCAGATTATTCGTGCATGGTTTTTTACATTTGATCGGTTACGATCATGAACGAGGAGAAAAAGACGAGGCTCTAATGAAGGAGAAAGAGGATCTATGTCTGGATCTAATCCTGGGGCCTTAA
- the recO gene encoding DNA repair protein RecO, whose amino-acid sequence MSGSNPGALRKTTGIVMESRILPEGDAFLRLLPEDGEVGSFRVKGIKKSKTRPIAAVEPGSLTVLDYYFTQGRETFNVKEIGLVRRFDKAKTGYSGTVLVSYLVELVSSFLTEGGSHPLEYKLLLGALKELDEDGYKPVFLPFFKLKLLYVGGFLSKEMECASCGKNLSEIQSCSLDETHFEIVCGECGTPKPDKFGLVLFVQDCLALRYRDLKDKKISLELLKEADSLSNRALKPLLGKRLKSEPMLYESLGENLG is encoded by the coding sequence ATGTCTGGATCTAATCCTGGGGCCTTAAGAAAAACCACCGGTATCGTGATGGAAAGCCGCATCCTTCCGGAAGGAGATGCATTCTTGCGACTTCTACCGGAAGATGGAGAAGTGGGAAGTTTTCGAGTCAAAGGGATCAAAAAAAGTAAAACAAGACCCATTGCTGCAGTGGAACCAGGATCATTAACGGTCTTAGATTATTATTTCACACAAGGACGGGAGACCTTTAACGTAAAAGAGATCGGTTTAGTCAGAAGATTCGATAAGGCAAAAACAGGGTATTCAGGAACCGTTTTGGTTTCGTATCTAGTGGAATTAGTCTCTTCTTTTTTAACGGAAGGAGGCTCTCACCCGTTGGAATATAAACTTCTTCTGGGTGCCTTAAAAGAATTGGATGAAGACGGTTATAAACCAGTGTTTTTGCCTTTTTTCAAGCTCAAACTATTGTATGTGGGCGGGTTTTTATCAAAGGAGATGGAATGTGCAAGCTGTGGAAAAAATCTCTCGGAGATACAATCCTGCAGTTTGGACGAGACACATTTCGAGATCGTATGCGGGGAATGCGGAACTCCTAAACCGGACAAGTTTGGACTCGTATTATTCGTTCAAGATTGCCTTGCCTTAAGATACAGGGACCTAAAGGACAAAAAGATTTCCCTTGAACTCCTGAAGGAGGCGGATAGCTTAAGCAACCGGGCCTTAAAACCGCTTCTTGGAAAAAGACTCAAATCGGAACCTATGTTGTACGAATCCTTAGGGGAAAATCTTGGATAA